In Micromonospora sp. NBC_01813, the following are encoded in one genomic region:
- a CDS encoding bifunctional 3'-5' exonuclease/DNA polymerase → MLVAVAAGSGGGGSLRPLPADGTPTGSVEAAPVETVPDLAGAVAARSAAPGPPVRWLWAATSAIYPALLRAGARVERCHDVELTEALLLGHAGRWGEPRSLAAAHARLTGTVVPPDPPAHAAEPPGHGQPALFDDLPAPATVADPLGTLATVYADQQRRIATTERPDRFRLLVAAESAGALAAAEMGAAGLPWRADVHDALLTELLGPPSPVGGQPRRLGELSARIAAAFGVRQLHADSPAEVLRAFARAGISVPNTRAWVLRGVDHPAVPLLLEYKELHRIWTAHGWTWRDAWVRDGRFRPEYVAGGVVSGRWATRGGGALQIPKVIRRAAVADPGWCFVVADAAQLEPRVLAAMSGDRRLAAAAAAGDLYAALAHDAFGGDRDRAKVALLGAMYGQTGGAAVPALAVLRRNYPVAFEYVESAARTGEAGGLVRSWLGRTCPPAGGAHLAGSEVTLGESGIDPLPPEQPGAGARARGRFTRNFVIQATAAEWALILLATIRQALAGTAAELVFFQHDEVVVHCPVAQADEVTAALRRCAEQATAMLFGDTPVRVPLDASTVSCYADAA, encoded by the coding sequence GTGCTGGTGGCGGTGGCGGCGGGGTCAGGCGGCGGCGGGTCGTTACGCCCGCTGCCCGCCGACGGCACTCCGACCGGGTCGGTGGAGGCCGCGCCGGTCGAAACCGTGCCGGACCTGGCCGGCGCGGTCGCGGCCCGCTCGGCCGCGCCCGGCCCGCCGGTGCGGTGGCTCTGGGCCGCGACCAGCGCGATCTATCCGGCCCTGCTACGCGCCGGGGCCCGGGTCGAGCGCTGCCACGACGTCGAGCTGACCGAGGCGCTGCTGCTCGGCCACGCCGGCCGCTGGGGTGAGCCGCGTTCGCTCGCCGCCGCCCACGCCCGGCTCACCGGCACCGTCGTGCCACCCGATCCGCCCGCGCACGCCGCCGAGCCGCCCGGCCACGGCCAGCCGGCGCTCTTCGACGACCTGCCCGCCCCGGCGACCGTGGCCGACCCGCTCGGCACCCTCGCCACCGTCTACGCCGACCAGCAGCGCCGTATCGCCACCACCGAGCGCCCCGACCGGTTCCGGCTGCTGGTCGCCGCCGAATCGGCCGGCGCGCTGGCCGCCGCCGAGATGGGCGCCGCCGGCCTGCCGTGGCGCGCCGACGTGCACGACGCGCTGCTGACCGAGCTGCTCGGCCCGCCGTCGCCGGTCGGTGGGCAGCCTCGCCGGCTGGGCGAGCTGTCCGCGCGGATCGCCGCCGCGTTCGGCGTACGGCAGTTGCACGCCGACTCGCCGGCCGAGGTGTTGCGCGCCTTCGCCCGGGCCGGGATCAGCGTGCCCAACACCCGGGCCTGGGTGCTGCGCGGCGTCGACCACCCGGCGGTGCCGCTGCTGCTGGAGTACAAGGAACTGCACCGGATCTGGACCGCGCACGGCTGGACGTGGCGCGACGCGTGGGTGCGTGACGGCCGGTTCCGGCCCGAGTACGTCGCCGGCGGCGTGGTCTCCGGCCGCTGGGCCACTCGGGGCGGCGGGGCGCTGCAGATCCCCAAGGTGATCCGTCGGGCGGCGGTCGCCGACCCCGGCTGGTGCTTCGTCGTCGCCGACGCCGCCCAACTGGAGCCCCGGGTGCTCGCCGCGATGTCCGGCGACCGTCGGCTGGCCGCCGCCGCAGCGGCCGGCGACCTGTACGCCGCGCTGGCCCACGACGCGTTCGGCGGTGACCGGGACAGGGCCAAGGTCGCCCTGCTCGGCGCGATGTACGGCCAGACCGGCGGGGCCGCCGTGCCGGCCCTGGCCGTGCTGCGCCGCAACTACCCGGTCGCCTTCGAGTACGTGGAGTCCGCCGCCCGCACCGGGGAGGCCGGCGGGCTGGTCCGCTCCTGGCTGGGCCGCACCTGCCCGCCGGCCGGCGGGGCGCACCTGGCCGGGTCGGAGGTGACGCTGGGCGAGTCCGGCATCGATCCGTTGCCGCCGGAGCAGCCCGGTGCCGGCGCGCGGGCCCGGGGCCGGTTCACCCGCAACTTCGTCATCCAGGCCACGGCCGCCGAGTGGGCGCTGATCCTGCTGGCCACCATCCGGCAGGCGCTCGCCGGCACCGCCGCCGAGCTGGTCTTCTTCCAGCATGACGAGGTGGTGGTGCACTGCCCGGTGGCCCAGGCCGACGAGGTGACCGCCGCGTTGCGTCGCTGCGCCGAGCAGGCCACGGCGATGTTGTTCGGCGACACCCCGGTGCGGGTGCCGCTGGACGCCTCGACGGTGTCCTGCTACGCCGACGCCGCTTGA
- a CDS encoding glycosyltransferase family 4 protein: protein MSPTADVIDIRAPRSQRVLMLSWEYPPVVVGGLGRHVHALSVALANAGHEVTVVTRHAPGAPLEEYADGVRIIRAAEDPPLFPLATPSLLAWTMAFNHTLTRAALRATQSAEYDVIHAHDWLVTHTAITLKEHLDIPLVATIHATEAGRHQGWLPEEMNKSIHSIEHWLGHESCRVITCSDHMRREVSHLLELPTARVDVIANGVDDRRWRSSARAVAAARERYAADGPLIGFAGRLVYEKGVQHLIAALPWLRQRHAGLRVVIAGDGPYRGELQAQAERLGVADLIDFAGFMTESQLPALLGATDATVVPSLYEPFGMVALEAAAAGAPLAVSATGGLAEIVEPGVTGTTFRPQDSHGLAQAVHALLSDEVFARRVARSARQLVTRRYGWSTIAAQTAATYATAVREAPSFNTRRAAAQLSGGVQKIVVPEGNLLATAGAAS from the coding sequence ATGTCACCTACCGCCGACGTGATCGACATCCGTGCACCACGGTCACAGCGGGTGTTGATGCTGTCCTGGGAGTACCCACCGGTGGTGGTGGGAGGACTGGGCCGGCACGTGCACGCCCTCTCCGTCGCCCTGGCCAACGCCGGCCACGAGGTCACCGTCGTCACCCGCCACGCCCCCGGCGCACCCCTCGAGGAATACGCCGACGGCGTCCGCATCATCCGCGCCGCCGAAGACCCGCCCCTGTTCCCCCTGGCCACCCCCAGCCTCCTCGCCTGGACCATGGCCTTCAACCACACCCTCACCCGCGCCGCCCTCCGCGCCACCCAGTCCGCCGAATACGACGTCATCCACGCCCACGACTGGCTCGTCACCCACACCGCCATCACCCTCAAGGAACACCTCGACATCCCCCTCGTCGCCACCATCCACGCCACCGAAGCCGGCCGCCACCAGGGCTGGCTCCCCGAAGAGATGAACAAGTCCATCCACTCCATCGAGCACTGGCTCGGCCACGAGTCGTGCCGGGTGATCACCTGCTCGGATCACATGCGGCGGGAGGTCAGCCACCTGCTGGAGCTGCCGACGGCCCGGGTGGACGTGATCGCCAACGGGGTCGACGACCGGAGGTGGCGTTCGTCGGCGCGGGCGGTCGCGGCGGCCCGGGAGCGGTACGCCGCCGACGGCCCGCTGATCGGCTTCGCCGGGCGGCTGGTCTACGAGAAGGGCGTCCAGCACCTGATCGCCGCCCTGCCGTGGCTGCGTCAGCGGCACGCCGGGCTGCGGGTGGTCATCGCCGGCGACGGGCCGTACCGGGGTGAGCTGCAGGCTCAGGCCGAGCGCCTGGGCGTCGCCGATCTGATCGACTTCGCCGGGTTCATGACCGAGTCGCAGTTGCCGGCGTTGCTGGGGGCGACCGACGCGACCGTGGTGCCGAGTCTCTACGAGCCGTTCGGCATGGTCGCCCTGGAGGCGGCGGCGGCCGGCGCTCCACTGGCGGTGTCGGCGACCGGTGGGCTCGCCGAGATCGTCGAGCCGGGGGTGACCGGCACGACGTTCCGGCCGCAGGACTCCCATGGGCTGGCCCAGGCGGTGCACGCGCTGCTGTCCGACGAGGTGTTCGCCCGGCGGGTGGCCCGCTCGGCCCGGCAACTGGTGACCCGGCGCTACGGCTGGTCGACGATCGCGGCGCAGACTGCGGCGACCTACGCCACGGCGGTCCGGGAGGCGCCGAGCTTCAACACCCGACGGGCGGCGGCCCAGCTGTCCGGCGGCGTACAGAAGATCGTCGTACCGGAGGGGAACCTGCTCGCGACGGCCGGCGCCGCCTCGTAG
- a CDS encoding TIGR03089 family protein, giving the protein MLTCYDDATGERTELSAMALGVWAARTAALLRDGCGLGGGDRAAVLLPPHWQTAAVLLGAWSIGVSVSIRLAATAGLPVVGPGADEPLDAVFAARGRVDDWLEDVPVARHRFVLDVGPKAAPGRPAPDGYRSFLAEASRHDGQAPAYALVSPGDPASVDGTSYAELGTVALGIAEQQDITAGDRVLVDAGQHEHPLFWLLAPLAVGASVVLCVNMNPDLLDVRVATEGVTRVL; this is encoded by the coding sequence CTGCTGACCTGCTACGACGATGCCACCGGGGAGCGGACCGAACTGTCCGCGATGGCCCTCGGGGTGTGGGCGGCCCGGACGGCGGCGCTGCTGCGCGACGGCTGCGGGCTGGGCGGTGGGGATCGCGCGGCGGTGCTGCTGCCACCGCACTGGCAGACCGCGGCGGTGCTGCTCGGTGCCTGGTCGATCGGGGTGTCCGTGTCGATCCGGCTGGCCGCCACCGCCGGGCTGCCGGTGGTCGGTCCTGGCGCGGACGAGCCGCTGGACGCCGTCTTCGCGGCCCGGGGCCGGGTCGACGACTGGCTGGAGGACGTGCCGGTCGCCCGGCACCGCTTCGTGCTCGACGTGGGGCCGAAGGCCGCCCCGGGTCGCCCGGCGCCGGACGGCTACCGCAGCTTCCTCGCCGAGGCGTCCCGCCACGACGGCCAGGCCCCGGCGTACGCGCTGGTCAGCCCCGGCGACCCGGCCAGCGTCGACGGCACCAGCTACGCCGAGCTGGGTACGGTGGCGTTGGGCATCGCCGAGCAGCAGGACATCACCGCCGGTGACCGGGTGCTGGTCGACGCCGGCCAGCACGAGCATCCGCTGTTCTGGCTGCTCGCGCCGCTGGCGGTCGGCGCGTCGGTGGTGCTGTGCGTCAACATGAACCCGGATCTGCTCGACGTCCGCGTCGCCACCGAAGGCGTCACCCGGGTGCTCTGA
- a CDS encoding carbohydrate ABC transporter permease, which produces MSTVTNPPTGAATPPPPTVTGGRRTAGPLPPRRRPGAVSDSFFNGFSHLFLLVWGAMVVLPLLWVVMSSFKDDAQIIRDPLSLIPNKLHWENFTRAWVDGGIGDFFLNTLVIVGGGVFLTMLLGSMAAYVLARYEFPGNRFIYYMFLSGLTLPVFMAAVPLYKGVYNTGVVLPLLGPNSHVMLILVYTAWSLAFTVFFMHSFFKTLPDTVAEAAMVDGASHTTLFFRIMLPMSRPGLISIGIFNVIGQWNQWYLPYLLMQPSGGEAKNQVIAQGLIDLSVNQGYKSDWSGLFAGVTMAMLPVLIVYIIFQRQVQSGLTGSVSK; this is translated from the coding sequence ATGAGCACCGTCACCAATCCACCGACCGGCGCGGCCACCCCGCCACCGCCCACGGTCACCGGCGGTCGGCGTACCGCCGGGCCGTTGCCGCCCCGACGACGGCCCGGCGCCGTCTCCGACTCGTTCTTCAACGGCTTCTCGCACCTGTTCCTGCTGGTGTGGGGCGCCATGGTGGTGCTGCCACTGCTCTGGGTGGTCATGTCGTCGTTCAAGGACGACGCGCAGATCATCCGCGACCCGCTGTCGCTGATCCCGAACAAGCTGCACTGGGAGAACTTCACCCGAGCCTGGGTCGACGGCGGCATCGGCGACTTCTTCCTCAACACCCTCGTCATCGTCGGCGGCGGCGTGTTCCTCACCATGCTGCTCGGCTCGATGGCGGCGTACGTGCTGGCCCGCTACGAGTTCCCCGGCAACCGGTTCATCTACTACATGTTCCTGTCCGGGCTGACCCTGCCGGTGTTCATGGCCGCGGTGCCGCTGTACAAGGGCGTCTACAACACCGGGGTCGTCCTGCCGCTGCTCGGCCCGAACAGCCACGTCATGCTGATCCTGGTCTACACGGCCTGGTCGTTGGCGTTCACGGTCTTCTTCATGCACTCGTTCTTCAAGACGCTGCCGGACACCGTCGCCGAAGCGGCGATGGTCGACGGTGCCTCGCACACCACGCTGTTCTTCCGGATCATGCTGCCGATGTCCCGGCCCGGCCTGATCAGCATCGGCATCTTCAACGTGATCGGCCAGTGGAACCAGTGGTACCTGCCGTACCTGCTGATGCAGCCCAGCGGCGGCGAGGCCAAGAACCAGGTGATCGCCCAGGGGCTGATCGACCTGTCGGTCAACCAGGGCTACAAGTCCGACTGGTCCGGGCTGTTCGCCGGTGTGACGATGGCGATGCTCCCGGTGCTGATCGTCTACATCATCTTCCAGCGGCAGGTGCAGTCCGGCCTCACCGGCAGCGTCTCGAAGTGA
- a CDS encoding nucleotidyltransferase family protein, whose product MIIAAGGGRRIGGPEALLYRGDQLLVERALQIVRETGCDPVVVVLGASADLVRDTADLSGATVVVNRAWGTGLGSSLRVGLDALKDVDAEAVVVFPVNMPGITVDAVRRVAALPYPEVLICATYAGMRSYPMVFGRRHWSAIAILANADGGARPYLLAHKSEVVDISCDGVAEGGQVDTLESVEAWGLAVPVQRTPA is encoded by the coding sequence ATGATCATTGCTGCTGGCGGGGGTCGGCGGATCGGCGGGCCGGAGGCCCTGCTGTACCGCGGCGACCAGCTGCTGGTCGAGCGGGCGCTGCAGATCGTGCGGGAGACCGGCTGCGATCCGGTCGTGGTGGTGCTCGGCGCCTCCGCCGACCTGGTGCGCGACACCGCCGACCTGAGCGGCGCCACGGTCGTGGTCAACCGGGCGTGGGGGACCGGACTGGGTTCGTCGCTACGGGTCGGTCTGGACGCGCTCAAGGACGTCGACGCCGAGGCGGTGGTGGTGTTCCCGGTGAACATGCCGGGGATCACCGTCGACGCGGTGCGTCGGGTGGCCGCGTTGCCGTACCCGGAGGTGTTGATCTGCGCGACGTACGCCGGGATGCGCAGCTACCCGATGGTGTTCGGGCGCCGGCACTGGTCGGCCATCGCGATCCTGGCCAACGCCGACGGCGGTGCCCGTCCTTACCTGCTCGCGCACAAGAGCGAGGTGGTCGACATCTCCTGCGACGGGGTCGCCGAAGGCGGACAGGTGGACACCCTGGAGTCGGTCGAGGCGTGGGGTCTCGCGGTACCGGTGCAGCGCACCCCGGCGTGA
- the ngcE gene encoding N-acetylglucosamine/diacetylchitobiose ABC transporter substrate-binding protein, whose translation MSLFPDSARIPSAVAGASVRRRTLLRRAAAAGLLAGPAAGLLSACAGSTPDSDTDSGTKSADNPFGVAGDSSVDVVVFNGGLGDEYPEFDKTLFVAKHDGVTVNLSSTQKIKTEQQPKFSTTPADLINNSGADLMAIDTLINEGALTELTALLDAPSWDDPDVKVRDTLLPGTVDDGTFDGEFYQLNYAYTVFGLWLDQALFDRNGWAVPTSFDEFFTLAPKIKAAGVAPFAFAGKYPYYMRWPIMTWIWLAGGRQAVVDIDNLKEGAWQTDAVTAAMGSVEKMVKDGYTLTGSDTLTHTESQQAWLDGKAAFLPCGTWLENEMRATIPTGFQMKIAPVWSVTADDAAPYGTVQAGSGEGWIVPKKAANAPGGMEFLRAMLSKEGAGKFAELTSSLASVKGSGDNVTTSTALTSANEMMTNAPGDLVSFRHPDWYADIDKAEQNAIGELMAGRMTAAQFQAAMQEAADTVAADDAVNKFTRS comes from the coding sequence ATGTCCCTTTTCCCGGATTCCGCCCGGATCCCGTCCGCCGTCGCCGGTGCGTCGGTCCGTCGCCGGACCCTGTTGCGCCGGGCGGCCGCCGCCGGACTGCTCGCCGGCCCGGCAGCCGGCCTGCTCTCCGCCTGCGCCGGCAGTACGCCGGACAGCGACACCGACAGTGGCACCAAGAGCGCGGACAACCCGTTCGGTGTCGCCGGTGACAGCAGCGTCGACGTCGTCGTGTTCAACGGCGGCCTCGGTGACGAGTACCCGGAGTTCGACAAGACGCTCTTCGTGGCCAAGCACGACGGCGTCACGGTCAACCTCAGCTCCACCCAGAAGATCAAGACGGAGCAGCAGCCGAAGTTCTCCACCACCCCGGCCGACCTGATCAACAACTCGGGTGCCGACCTGATGGCGATCGACACCCTGATCAACGAGGGTGCGCTGACCGAGCTGACCGCGCTGCTGGACGCGCCGAGCTGGGACGACCCGGACGTCAAGGTCCGCGACACGCTGCTGCCGGGCACCGTCGACGACGGTACGTTCGACGGCGAGTTCTACCAGCTCAACTACGCGTACACGGTCTTCGGTCTCTGGCTCGACCAGGCGTTGTTCGACCGTAACGGGTGGGCGGTGCCGACCAGTTTCGACGAGTTCTTCACCCTGGCCCCGAAGATCAAGGCGGCGGGTGTGGCGCCGTTCGCCTTCGCCGGCAAGTACCCGTACTACATGCGGTGGCCGATCATGACCTGGATCTGGCTCGCCGGTGGCCGCCAGGCCGTCGTCGACATCGACAACCTCAAGGAAGGCGCCTGGCAGACCGACGCGGTCACCGCGGCGATGGGCAGCGTCGAGAAGATGGTCAAGGACGGCTACACGCTGACCGGCAGCGACACGCTGACCCACACCGAGTCGCAGCAGGCCTGGTTGGACGGCAAGGCGGCATTCCTGCCCTGCGGCACCTGGCTGGAGAACGAGATGCGGGCCACCATCCCGACCGGGTTCCAGATGAAGATCGCCCCGGTGTGGAGTGTCACCGCCGACGACGCGGCCCCGTACGGCACCGTGCAGGCCGGCTCCGGCGAAGGCTGGATCGTGCCGAAGAAGGCCGCCAACGCCCCCGGCGGGATGGAGTTCCTGCGCGCGATGCTCTCCAAGGAGGGCGCCGGCAAGTTCGCCGAGCTGACCAGCTCGCTGGCCTCGGTCAAGGGTTCCGGTGACAACGTGACCACCTCCACCGCGCTGACGTCGGCGAACGAGATGATGACCAACGCCCCCGGCGACCTGGTGTCGTTCCGGCACCCCGACTGGTACGCCGACATCGACAAGGCGGAGCAGAACGCGATCGGCGAGCTGATGGCCGGCCGGATGACCGCCGCGCAGTTCCAGGCGGCCATGCAGGAGGCGGCGGACACGGTCGCGGCCGACGACGCGGTCAACAAGTTCACCCGGTCCTGA
- a CDS encoding MurR/RpiR family transcriptional regulator, translating into MTGHEVQSPAGTAVADAPGPADSVLTRIRLTEVTGALRRVADQVLADPAGAARATIVELAERSGTSPATVTRFCRALGFDGYSDLRLGIAAETGRARAAGWAVDIGREIQPGDPLDRVLGQIMAADTQAMNDTAALLDLSEVDKAANAVAAASRVNIFGASGSALVGEEMQFSLHRIGVPAWAWTDLHNGLASAALMGAGDVALGISHTGQTRETIEMVAEAGSHGAITVALTSFPRSTLADLADIVLLTATQATTFRPDALSARHPQLVVLDLLYVAVAQRTHDRANAAFRRTARAVDGHKAVDGHKAVDGPKAVDRILNRPAETPS; encoded by the coding sequence ATGACCGGGCACGAGGTGCAGAGCCCCGCAGGGACCGCGGTGGCCGACGCCCCAGGTCCGGCCGACTCGGTGCTGACCCGGATCCGGCTGACCGAGGTCACCGGAGCCCTGCGGCGGGTCGCCGACCAGGTGCTCGCCGACCCGGCCGGGGCGGCCCGCGCCACCATCGTGGAGCTGGCCGAACGCAGCGGCACGTCACCGGCGACCGTCACCCGGTTCTGCCGGGCACTCGGCTTCGACGGCTACTCCGACCTGCGGCTCGGCATCGCCGCCGAGACCGGCCGGGCCCGCGCCGCCGGCTGGGCCGTCGACATCGGCCGGGAGATCCAGCCCGGCGACCCGCTCGACCGGGTGCTCGGCCAGATCATGGCCGCTGACACCCAGGCCATGAACGACACCGCCGCCCTGCTGGACCTGTCGGAGGTCGACAAGGCCGCCAACGCGGTCGCCGCCGCCAGCCGGGTCAACATCTTTGGCGCCAGCGGCAGCGCCCTGGTCGGCGAGGAGATGCAGTTCAGCCTGCACCGCATCGGCGTACCGGCGTGGGCCTGGACCGACCTGCACAACGGGCTGGCCAGCGCGGCGCTGATGGGCGCCGGCGATGTGGCGTTGGGCATCTCGCACACCGGCCAGACCCGCGAAACCATCGAGATGGTGGCCGAGGCGGGCAGCCACGGCGCCATCACGGTCGCGTTGACCAGTTTCCCTCGCTCCACCCTGGCCGACCTCGCCGATATCGTCCTGCTCACCGCCACCCAGGCGACGACCTTCCGGCCGGACGCCCTGTCCGCCCGGCACCCGCAACTCGTCGTACTCGACCTGCTCTACGTCGCCGTCGCCCAACGGACCCACGACCGGGCCAACGCGGCCTTTCGCCGGACCGCCCGCGCCGTCGACGGGCACAAGGCCGTTGACGGTCACAAAGCCGTCGATGGCCCCAAAGCCGTTGACCGGATCCTGAACCGCCCCGCCGAAACCCCCAGCTGA
- a CDS encoding metal-dependent hydrolase: MMGPSHALSGATAWLAGCWALDQFAGYEQTPLMIAVGTAVCAGGALFPDLDMSGKVTRNQGGATVARTFGVVSLFIAEVVEKISLGVYHATKLSKDPHRNNGHRTLTHTIPFTALVGWGTTALCAAYGKWAVIGILFFMIGLALRGLFDEWAKRAGWVIVTLVSAGAAYFTYLHLPGDRGYPMLGFAVGVGCFVHILGDLVTRAGVPILWPIPTGRRMWRMIGPSDRFSLRAGSKFEVVVVRSVLTVISLAAIVGLAIPAVTRHFSDS, encoded by the coding sequence ATGATGGGTCCGTCGCACGCCCTCTCCGGTGCCACCGCGTGGCTGGCCGGTTGTTGGGCGCTAGACCAGTTCGCCGGCTACGAGCAGACGCCGCTGATGATCGCGGTCGGCACCGCCGTCTGCGCCGGCGGCGCCCTCTTCCCGGACCTCGACATGTCCGGCAAGGTCACCCGCAACCAGGGCGGCGCCACCGTCGCCCGGACCTTCGGGGTGGTATCGCTGTTCATCGCCGAGGTCGTCGAGAAGATCTCCCTCGGCGTCTACCACGCCACCAAACTCAGCAAGGATCCGCACCGCAACAACGGACACCGGACCCTCACCCACACCATCCCCTTCACCGCGCTGGTCGGCTGGGGCACCACCGCGCTGTGCGCCGCGTACGGCAAGTGGGCGGTGATCGGCATCCTGTTCTTCATGATCGGGCTCGCTTTGCGCGGACTGTTCGACGAGTGGGCCAAGCGCGCCGGCTGGGTGATCGTGACCCTGGTGTCGGCCGGCGCGGCGTACTTCACCTACCTGCATCTGCCCGGCGACCGCGGCTATCCGATGCTCGGCTTCGCCGTCGGCGTCGGTTGCTTCGTGCACATCCTCGGTGACCTGGTCACCCGGGCCGGCGTACCGATCCTGTGGCCGATCCCGACCGGCCGGCGGATGTGGCGGATGATCGGTCCCTCGGACCGTTTCTCACTGCGGGCCGGCAGCAAGTTCGAGGTCGTCGTGGTGCGCAGCGTGCTCACGGTGATCTCACTGGCTGCCATCGTCGGGCTGGCGATCCCGGCCGTGACCCGGCACTTCTCCGACAGCTGA
- a CDS encoding carbohydrate ABC transporter permease → MRHGKARFVTGFLALPVALYVFYVIWPYAQAVGYSMTNWGGYSDTQEFVGLANYVRLFGDELIRTAFWHNVFFLVTLPLFTIGLALFLAFLLNVGGRGDRAGVRGVRGSGTYKIIFFFPQVLSLVLIAIMWGAIYRGDSQGLLNGILIRIGLVDAEAPLKFVSDPTPFLGVPAVLWWLLLIAVWGGVGFYMVLFSAAMQSIPKDIFEAAMLDGASRVASFLRITLPLLRDSISVAWVYLGFIALDMYALVFVMTPNQGGPDHASEVFASVINFTAFSKGQFGYACAIGVSLAIFTLLLAAVQLRITRRERIEY, encoded by the coding sequence ATGCGGCACGGGAAGGCCCGGTTCGTCACCGGATTTCTGGCACTGCCGGTAGCGCTCTACGTTTTCTACGTCATCTGGCCGTACGCGCAGGCGGTCGGCTACTCGATGACCAACTGGGGTGGCTACTCCGACACCCAGGAGTTCGTCGGGCTGGCCAACTACGTGCGGCTGTTCGGCGACGAGCTGATCCGTACGGCGTTCTGGCACAACGTGTTCTTCCTGGTCACCCTGCCGCTGTTCACCATCGGGCTGGCCCTGTTCCTGGCGTTTCTGCTCAATGTGGGCGGGCGTGGGGACAGGGCCGGCGTCCGGGGGGTGCGCGGGTCCGGCACGTACAAGATCATCTTTTTCTTTCCGCAGGTGCTGTCCCTGGTGCTGATCGCCATCATGTGGGGTGCCATCTACCGGGGCGACAGCCAGGGGCTGCTCAACGGCATCCTGATCAGGATCGGGCTGGTCGACGCGGAGGCACCGCTGAAGTTCGTCTCCGACCCGACACCGTTCCTCGGCGTACCGGCGGTGCTCTGGTGGCTGCTGCTGATCGCCGTCTGGGGCGGCGTCGGCTTCTACATGGTGCTCTTCTCCGCCGCCATGCAGTCGATCCCCAAGGACATCTTCGAAGCCGCGATGCTCGACGGCGCCAGCCGGGTCGCCAGCTTCCTGCGGATCACCCTGCCGCTGCTGCGCGACAGCATCTCGGTGGCCTGGGTCTACCTCGGCTTCATCGCCCTGGACATGTACGCCCTGGTCTTCGTGATGACCCCCAACCAGGGCGGCCCCGACCACGCCAGCGAGGTCTTCGCCTCGGTCATCAACTTCACCGCCTTCAGCAAAGGCCAATTCGGGTACGCCTGCGCGATCGGCGTCTCCCTGGCCATCTTCACGCTGCTGCTCGCCGCCGTGCAGCTGCGGATCACCCGCCGCGAGCGGATCGAATACTAG